The nucleotide window AGAAATAGAATCCATTAACGAGCGGCAAGACGCTAAACAAATCACTGCAGCTGAAGCCGAAGATTTAAAGAAAGTAGCCGCTGAAAAAAGAGCAGCCAACATAGAAAATAGATTAGCGATTGTAGATAACAAAATTGAACTCTTAAAACGAAACGATTCGGCATACTCTGTAGACGATGATGAGTCTTTTATTTTTAGAATTGGTGGTAGAGGTGAAGACTCTGAAGACGAATTTATTTATTTGGGGAAGAAAAATAGAAAGCATAAGCCCTACAAATTCGATAGACGCACTACAAGCGATATTGTTTTTGCAATCGGGTTTAACAATGCCATTATTGAGGGTCAGGATTTAGACGATTCGCCCTATAAGTTAGGAGGATCAGGATTTATGGAGTTAGGTTACGCCTGGAAAACAAGAATTTTTGACAATACCAACTTTTGGAGATTAAAGTACGGTTTCTCATTTCAGTGGAACAAGTTTGATATTAAAGACAACCAATACTTTGTTAATACCGATGGTGATGTAATCTTACAAGAGTTTCCAGTGGAATTGAATAAGGCAAAGTTTAGAACGACCAATTTGGTATTCCCGGTACATTTAGAATTTGGCCCATCTAAAAAGATTGAAAAAGAGGATTATTTTAGATACTCTACACGCAATAAGTTTAAAGTTGGTCTTGGAGGTTATGCAGGCCTTAACATTGGTAGCATGCAGAAATTAAAGTACAAAGAAGATGGTAACCGTATAAAAAACAAACAACGTGGTGGTTTTGAAGTCAATGAGTTTGTATACGGATTAAGTGGTTATTTGGCTTGGGGAGACACTGCATTATATGTAAAGTATGATCTTAATCCATTATTTAAAGACCAGGCTTTTGACCAAAATAATATATCAGTTGGTCTAAGATTTGATATGGATTAAAGCTAATTTTTCATCAATCAATTTTTGAGTGTTTAAAAGCCTTGATCTAGAAATGGATTAGGGCTTTTTTCTTATTATTTAATTTAATCAAATAACTTTTCAACACAAATTTCTAAAACAAATAGATTATCTTAATTTTACACACTCGTCATTCCTGCGTCTCACACATAGCTGTCAGGCTGAGCCTGTCGAAGCCTTGTCGAAGTGTTTTTGTAGTTTGGCATTTATAATTTAAAAATTAAAAAGATTCCTGCTAAAGTTTATCTTGAGCAGTGTCGAAAGACAGGAAGTTGTATGATCTCACAAAACACCATATCACAAGTTTTTGAAACTGCTCGCGTAGAGGAGGTTATTGGTGATTTCGTACAGTTAAAAAAAGCAGGTAGCAACTTTAAAGGGCTCAGTCCATTTAGCGAAGAGCGCACACCAAGTTTTATGGTCTCTCCAGTAAAACAAATCTGGAAAGATTTCTCAACTGGCAAAGGTGGTAATGCCATTACCTTTTTAATGGAGCACGAGCATTTTACCTATCCAGAAGCCATACGCTACTTAGCTAAAAAGTACAATATAGAGATTGAAGAAACCGAGCGTACAGACGAGGAAAAGGAACAAGCTAATGCCAAAGAAAGTTTATATTTAGTAAGTGAGTACGCCAATGAGTATTTTCAAAAAGTATTACAAAAAACAGACCAAGGGCAAGCCATAGGTAAGAGCTATTTTAAAGAGCGTGGTTTTACAGAAGAAACAATTAAAAAGTTTCAACTTGGTTATTCCTTAGATGAGTGGCAAGCTTTTACAGATGACGCTTTGGGTAAAGGTTACAAATTAGAATTTTTAGAAAAAACGGGTCTTACCATTGTTAAGGACGACAGACGTTTCGATAGATTTAAAGGACGCGTCATGTTTCCTATTCATAGTATGAGCGGGAGAGTGCTTGGTTTTGGTGGTCGTATTTTAACTAACGATAAAAAAGCTGCAAAGTATCTCAACTCACCAGAGAGCGATATTTACCATAAGAGTAACGTGCTTTACGGTTTGTTTTTTGCTAAACAGACCATTGCAAAAGAAGACAATTGTTTCTTGGTAGAAGGTTACACAGACGTTATTCAGTTTTATCAAACTGGGGTAAAAAACGTAGTGTCATCTTCTGGTACCGCATTAACCTCTCAGCAAATACGACTTATTAATAGGCTAACCAATAACATCACAGTACTTTTTGATGGTGATGCGGCTGGCATAAGAGCCTCTATTCGTGGTATAGATTTAATTTTGGAACAAGGTATGAATGTGAAGGTCTGCACCTTTCCAGATGGTGAAGATCCAGATAGTTTTGCAAAGTCTAATACCCTAGAAGAGCTTACCGAATATCTCAATACCAATGCTAAGGATTTTATTCAGTTTAAAGCATCCCTTTTAGTGAAGGAAGCCAATAACGATCCTATAAAAAAAGCTGAAACCATTAGAGATATTGTAAATAGCATTGCTAAAATTCCTGATGCCATTAAGCGCGAAATTTATGTAAGAGAGTGTGCCTCTATAATGGATATTAGCGAAAATGTACTGTTTAGTACATTGGCGCAAATCAATAAAAAAGAGTTTCAGGAGGCCAACAAACAATACAAAAAAGAGCAAAAAGCATTTGATATTGTAAAGAATGAACAGCCAAAGCAACCTAAAATAGATGTTCAGTATGAGTTGGAACGTAAGATTATAGAGATTTTGATGTTGTATGGTGACAGAACAGAACAGTTTGAAGATTTAATCTTAAAGGAAGATGAAGTGTCTGGAGACCTAATCTTAGAGCCAGCCATACATGAAGCACGTGTGTTTGAAAAAATTTACTTAGACCTTCAAGAAGATGAAATGATGTTTTCTAATGAAAAGTTCAGGGAATTATATTATTCTATCATCGACAAACTAAACCAAGACGAAAATTTTTCGACCAAGGATTTTATTAATCAATTAGACCAAGATTCAGCAACCGAAGTTACCAGTATTTTAATGGAAGATGAAAAATATAATCTTCATGATTGGCAACGTAATCAAATTATACCTAAAGAAAAAGAGCATTCCATATCTCAATTGGTAAGCCAGACAATCTTGAGTTTACGCTGTTATCTTATAGACCAAAAGGTAGCAGAGTATAAAAACGAAACTTTAAGAGAAAATGTAGATACAAGATCCTTAATGGAAGATGTTAAAGATTACTTAGGTCTTAAAATGCTTTTATCGCGCAAACTAGGCAAAGTTATAGGCGGATAATTATGATGTTAAATTATGATGTTTTGCTTGGTGAATTAAATCTACAAGATTATTTACATTAAGTTTCTTAAAAAGCCTAGCCTTGTATGTACTAACTGTTTTTTCATTAATATCTAACTCTTCGGCAATTTCCTTGTTTTTTCTCCCAATAGATAAAAGTTTTAAAACTTCGACCTCTCGGGTAGACAGTTTTTTAAACATTCGGCTTCTGCTTTTTCGTGTATCTTCATAACGAAAATGTTTATCCATTTTTTCGCTCAGCCATACTTCGCCGCTATGTATTTTTCTAACGGCAGTTTCAATGGTTTCTACATTGGCAGTTTTATTTAGGTAGCCAGAGGCTCCCGCTTTTAGCGTACTAATAGCATAAATTTCCTCGGGCTGATGGCTAAACATCAATACATTAACCGATTTATTTTCTTTTTTTATGGCTCTTAGGGCAGTAATTCCATTTAGCTCTGGTAAGTCTATTTCTGATATAATAACATCAACTTCATGACGTCTTACAAATTCAAAAATTTCTATACCACTGCTTAGTTTACCAACAACTTTTAAATCTGGTTTGCTGCTTAGAAACAATTCTAGCCCAATTCTTACAATAGGGTGATTGTCAACAATCAAAATACGTATCATGACAATTGATTTTGGTTTGGTTAGGGTTAATAAGTGTAATAACAAATATTACTAAGTCAAGTGTCCTTGTGTGATTTGTTACTCATAAAGATAATTAAAAAATAAGCAGAATGAGTAATTAATTCGATAAACTGCAACAACTACCTTAAATTTTTAGGAATTTCGCAAATAGGAATCGGAATCATTTTATGCTGATTTCTAGTGTTGTAACCCATAAAAATGTCGTAAACTTCTTTTTGTCTTCCTGAGAAATCATTGGCGCCTTTACCTTCATCCTTCATTTTCATAGCCCATTCTAACTCTGGGTACGATGCACCAATTTGGTCCTCGTCGCTTCTGGCATCTCCAAATAAGCCATCACTTGGTGCAGCTTTCATTATAGATTCTGGTACATCTAAATAATCACCTATCTTGTAAACTTCAGATTTAAGTAAATCGGCGATTGGACTTAAATCAACACCTCCATCGCCATACTTTGTGTAAAAGCCAACACCAAAATCTTCAACCTTATTTCCAGTACCTGCTACAAGACGTCCTTGTAAGCCTGCATAATAGTAAAGTGTAGTCATGCGTAATCTAGCTCTAGTATTAGCCAAGGCCATATCTACGGTTGCTTGTTTGCCATTAAGACTTACTTCGGTTTTAAATTCTTCAAACACAGGCGTTAAATCAACACGAGCATCGTTAACATTAGAAAAACGTTCTTTTAATTGGTTAATGTGTTCTTGTGCTCTGGTAACGTGGCTAGCAGCTTGGTGAATAGGCATTTCTATGCATAAGAGGTCTAAACCAGTTTTGGCACATAGTGTTGAGGTTACCGCAGAGTCTATTCCGCCAGAAATACCAACAACAAAACCATTAACATTAGCGTTAGTTGCATAATCTTTCAACCATTTTACAATATGATTTACTATCTTTTCTGTTTGCATAATGTTTACAATTTAAAACAAAGAAATGTACCTTTGCACAACAAAAATAACGGAAACGTGTTAGGATTAAAAATGTTTCGTAGTATGTCATTGAGAATTTTCATTTTATTGATGCTGGGCCTTGTGTTAGTGTCTTGTAATGAGGACTCTAAATTAGAAGAACAAATTTCTAAAGTTAAGGTAGATTTTGTGGTTGAAAGATTTGATAGAGCCTACCATGAAGCAAAGCCTTCAGACCTTGCAAAATTAAAACAAGCTTTCCCATTTTTGTTTTCTAAACATATACCAGATTCTATTTGGGTAGAGCGAATTAATGATACATTACAAGATCAATTATTGAAAGAAGTAAAAAAGGCATATCCAGATTTTGGTGATATAAAAAAACAGATTAAAGGATTGTTTCAGCACTTACAATTTTATGACAAAACCTTTAGTGTGCCAAGAGTGATTACGCTGACAAACGACGTAGATTATAGAAATAAAACTATTGTTACAGATTCCTTGTTGCTCGTTGCTCTTGATAATTTTTTGGGTGAAGATCATGAGTTTTATCAAAATATACCTAGATATTTGGTAAAGAATATGCAGAAGAATCAAATCGTACCAGAAGTCGCAGAAGCATATGCCAAGAAATATACTTTCCAAGCCAATAGAAAACGATTTATAGACGAAATGATTTACCACGGAAAGTTACTCTACTTTAAAGATGTCATGATTCCTTTTAAAACCGATGCAGAAAAGATTGGTTACACAGAACAAGAGCTAAAATGGGCAGAGGCTAATGAGAGTGCAATATGGAGTTACTTTGTTGAAAAAGAATTGCTCTTTAGTACAGATAGCAAATTGGCTAGTCGATTTATCGCAGATGCACCGTATTCTAAATTTTATCTAGAATTAGACAATGCGTCGCCAGGACGATTAGGGCAGTATATTGGTTGGCAAATTGTTAGAGCTTATGCCGATAGTACCGAAGAAAATGTGTTGAGCATTTTAGAAAAAGAACCAGAAGAAATTTTTAACAAAGCAAAATTTAAACCAAAGAAATAATGGCTAAAACCATAACATCTAAAATAGAACTAAACGTAGAACTCGATGAAAACAGAGTACCAGAAAAACTGAATTGGTCTGCTGAAGATGGTGGAGTAAAAAATGAAGAGGCAAAAGCGATTATGTTGTCTGTTTGGGATAGTAAAGCACAAGAGACTTTAAAAATAGATTTGTGGACAAAAGATATGCCTGTTGATGAAATGAAACTGTTTTTTCACCAGACTTTAGTAACAATGAGCGATACGTTTCTACGTGCTACACAAGACGAGAAAATGACAGCAACAATGAAAGATTTCTGCGACTATTTTGCTGAGAAGTTAGAGTTAAAGAAGTAGTCCTTTGTGTTTATCTACCTTCAGATAGGTAGAAAGGATTGGTGTTAAAACAGTCAGCTTCTTTAACAGATGCATAGTCGGGATGTTGCCTTTTAAAGCGCATAAACTTTGACGTATCATAAACCTCCCATATCGTTAACTTATTATGCCTACCAGCTTTAGATTTTAAATCAATAAGATGTTGAGCAATCATTTGGTCAACAACTTCTTTGTCTCCTAAACGCATTTTTTTGCTAGAGCTATGGCCTTTATTAATATGTTTAACTATCCAGTAAAATCGCACCGGCTTTGTAGAATTTGTGTTTAATGACGTTATGCTTTCAGACTCAGAGGCGGTTTTTCCATGGGCTTTATTCTGGTATGTGGACTGATTGTAAATGCTGTTTTGTTCTTGAGACGCAGTATCCATCATTTCTTGGGTTTCCTCAAGGTTGTTATGTCGTAAAAGGGTTATAATTATTAGCTTATCGCTAACTTTTACTTCTGTAACAAATCTACCATTTGGAATATCAGCTAAAGATATTTTTGTGACTAAGTTATCAATTACGTATGCTTTTTGAAAATTGTTGTTAAATATCTCAACCTTTTCAATAGTGCGTTCACCCTTTAAAATTAATGTGTC belongs to Winogradskyella sp. J14-2 and includes:
- the nadE gene encoding NAD(+) synthase, with translation MQTEKIVNHIVKWLKDYATNANVNGFVVGISGGIDSAVTSTLCAKTGLDLLCIEMPIHQAASHVTRAQEHINQLKERFSNVNDARVDLTPVFEEFKTEVSLNGKQATVDMALANTRARLRMTTLYYYAGLQGRLVAGTGNKVEDFGVGFYTKYGDGGVDLSPIADLLKSEVYKIGDYLDVPESIMKAAPSDGLFGDARSDEDQIGASYPELEWAMKMKDEGKGANDFSGRQKEVYDIFMGYNTRNQHKMIPIPICEIPKNLR
- the gldB gene encoding gliding motility lipoprotein GldB yields the protein MSLRIFILLMLGLVLVSCNEDSKLEEQISKVKVDFVVERFDRAYHEAKPSDLAKLKQAFPFLFSKHIPDSIWVERINDTLQDQLLKEVKKAYPDFGDIKKQIKGLFQHLQFYDKTFSVPRVITLTNDVDYRNKTIVTDSLLLVALDNFLGEDHEFYQNIPRYLVKNMQKNQIVPEVAEAYAKKYTFQANRKRFIDEMIYHGKLLYFKDVMIPFKTDAEKIGYTEQELKWAEANESAIWSYFVEKELLFSTDSKLASRFIADAPYSKFYLELDNASPGRLGQYIGWQIVRAYADSTEENVLSILEKEPEEIFNKAKFKPKK
- the dnaG gene encoding DNA primase, encoding MISQNTISQVFETARVEEVIGDFVQLKKAGSNFKGLSPFSEERTPSFMVSPVKQIWKDFSTGKGGNAITFLMEHEHFTYPEAIRYLAKKYNIEIEETERTDEEKEQANAKESLYLVSEYANEYFQKVLQKTDQGQAIGKSYFKERGFTEETIKKFQLGYSLDEWQAFTDDALGKGYKLEFLEKTGLTIVKDDRRFDRFKGRVMFPIHSMSGRVLGFGGRILTNDKKAAKYLNSPESDIYHKSNVLYGLFFAKQTIAKEDNCFLVEGYTDVIQFYQTGVKNVVSSSGTALTSQQIRLINRLTNNITVLFDGDAAGIRASIRGIDLILEQGMNVKVCTFPDGEDPDSFAKSNTLEELTEYLNTNAKDFIQFKASLLVKEANNDPIKKAETIRDIVNSIAKIPDAIKREIYVRECASIMDISENVLFSTLAQINKKEFQEANKQYKKEQKAFDIVKNEQPKQPKIDVQYELERKIIEILMLYGDRTEQFEDLILKEDEVSGDLILEPAIHEARVFEKIYLDLQEDEMMFSNEKFRELYYSIIDKLNQDENFSTKDFINQLDQDSATEVTSILMEDEKYNLHDWQRNQIIPKEKEHSISQLVSQTILSLRCYLIDQKVAEYKNETLRENVDTRSLMEDVKDYLGLKMLLSRKLGKVIGG
- a CDS encoding response regulator transcription factor: MIRILIVDNHPIVRIGLELFLSSKPDLKVVGKLSSGIEIFEFVRRHEVDVIISEIDLPELNGITALRAIKKENKSVNVLMFSHQPEEIYAISTLKAGASGYLNKTANVETIETAVRKIHSGEVWLSEKMDKHFRYEDTRKSRSRMFKKLSTREVEVLKLLSIGRKNKEIAEELDINEKTVSTYKARLFKKLNVNNLVDLIHQAKHHNLTS
- the gldC gene encoding gliding motility protein GldC; amino-acid sequence: MAKTITSKIELNVELDENRVPEKLNWSAEDGGVKNEEAKAIMLSVWDSKAQETLKIDLWTKDMPVDEMKLFFHQTLVTMSDTFLRATQDEKMTATMKDFCDYFAEKLELKK